From a single Excalfactoria chinensis isolate bCotChi1 unplaced genomic scaffold, bCotChi1.hap2 Scaffold_85, whole genome shotgun sequence genomic region:
- the LOC140265380 gene encoding olfactory receptor 14C36-like, which produces MPNSSSISEFLLLPLADTRQLQLLHFWLLLGIYLAALLGNGLISTAVACDRRLHTPMYFFLLNLALLDLGFISTTLPKAMANALWDTRAISYAGCAAQLCFFVFFFSAELSLLTIMSYDRYVAICKPLHYGTLMDSRVCATMAAAAWGAGVPNSLLHTACTFSLPLCQGNAVNQFFCEIPQILKLSCSGSYLRELVVIILSVSLGFGCFVFIVVSYVQIFKTVLRMPSEQGRHKAFSTCFPHLAVVSLFVSTGIFAYLKPPSLSSPSMDLMVALLYSVVPPAVNPLIYSMRSQEVKDAVRKMITKYVSQILNCPSFRTHAVS; this is translated from the coding sequence atgcccaacagcagctccatcagcgagttcctcctgctgccgttggcagacacgcggcagctgcagctcctgcacttctggctcttgctgggcatctacctggctgccctcctgggcaacggcctcatcagcacagccgtagcctgcgaccgccgcctgcacacccccatgtacttcttcctgctcaacctggccctcctcgacctgggcttcatctccaccactctccccaaagccatggccaacgccctctgggacaccagggccatctcctacgcaggatgtgctgcacagctctgtttctttgtcttcttcttctcagcagagctttcccttctcaccatcatgtcctatgaccgctatgttgccatctgcaagcccctgcactatgggaccttgatggacagcagagtttgtgccaccatggcagcagctgcctggggcgctggggttcccaattccctgctgcacactgcctgtACGTTTTCACTacctctctgccaaggcaatgctgtcaaccagtttttctgtgaaatcccccagatcctcaagctctcctgctcaggctcctacctcagggaacTTGTGGTTATCATTCTTAGTGTCAGTTTAGgctttgggtgttttgttttcatagttgtgtcctatgtgcagatcttcaagaccgtgctgaggatgccctctgagcagggacggcacaaagccttctccacatgttttcctcacctggctgtggtctccctgtttgtcagcactggcatttttgcctacctgaagcccccctctctctcttccccatccatggacctgatggtggcacttctaTACTCTGTGGtacctccagcagtgaaccccctcatctacagcatgaggagccaggaagtcaaggatgcagtCAGGAAAATGATTACAAAATATGTTTCACAAATATTGAACTGCCCTTCTTTTAGAACT